Sequence from the Halobaculum rubrum genome:
TCTGACGACCTCGCTGTCGTCGTCCCACTCGAAGGAGTCGTGGACGCGTTCGAGTCGCTCCCTGTACGCCTCCAGGTCCTCCGATCCCTCCGCGCGGGCGTCCTCGTCGGTGAGGTCGCCGAGCGTGCGGCGCTCGATCGCGGTCACCTCGAACGTCGTCCCGTCGATCTCGAAGGTGTCGCCCTCGTCGGCGTATGCGTGCCCGCGGTGGAGCTGTGTCACCGCGCCCTCCGCCGCCATCTGTTGGACGTGATCGTTGGGCAGGATCTCCGAGGCGTCGATGTGTGCCATACCGGATCGGTCGTGTCGCGCGGGGGAAACGTTAACGCCGCGCTCGGCGACCGATCGATCATGGATGGCGAGGCCTTCCGCGAGCGCATCGAGTCGGCGAAGGCGACCGAGCTGGAGCGACTCGGCTCGAACAAGCTGCTCATCGCGCTCACCGACGCGACGCTGGAACCCGAGGCGGTACTGCGGGCCGCGGCCGACTCCGAGCACGCCGCACACACCACGTTCGCGGCGTGGGCTGACGACGGGCCGATCGACCGGGAGGCAGCCGACGACGGCACGGCCGACGGCGACGGCGAGCCCGCCGCGGAGCTGTTCGAGTGGCTCGCCGAGCGCGAGCGCGACCACCGCGAGCGCGTGCTCGACTCGCTGGCGGATCTGGGCGTCGACCACGACCCCGCAGACGGCGGCACCATGCACGAGTACCTCCGCGCCCGCGAGGACCCGGTCGAGCGCGTCGCCGCCGGGACCGTCGGTCGCGGGCTCGTCAGCGACCGGTCGCACCTCCAGATCGTCTCGTTCTTCGTCAACGAGGGCGACGAGGCGCGCGCGGGTCTGTTTCGGGACCTCCGGGCGGAGACCGAGGAGGAACTGGAGCGCGGGCTGACCCTGTTGGAGGGGGCCTGCGAGACCGAGGAGGACTGGGAGCGCGCCCGGATGGTCGCCGAGTACGCGATCCAGATAGCCTACGACGACTACGCCGACGCGCTGGCGGGGATGGGTATCGACGTGAAGCCGGTGTGTTGAACCGGGCGCGACACCGGCCACGGGTCGGACCGCTCGGCGCGGGACACGCCCGTCGATCGGAGCGGTAAGAACGGATTTCGACCATCGACGGACCGCCTCCGTCAGCAGCCCGTCCGCGACCGAGCCAGTCCGGACGGGCACGTCCCTGTGAGACGTTCGGGACGCCGGCGTCGCGGGAGAGGCCGAACGGCGGTCGGTTCGTCGATCCGGACCCGTCGAGTACGGGCAGGATATCCTGCGGCGGGCAGCGATCGGGTGAGCCTACCCACACGTGTCGCCCCGCCCGAGACGGGCGACGAGAACGGAGCGTCGACCGTCCGAAAGTAATCGGCGGGCAGCGTCGGTACGTTCTCACAAACAAAGAGATTCGCCGGGAAACACACGCCGACATGGCGACGGAAACCGAGATCCGTGAGGGTCGCTCGTACACGTTCCGCCCCTACGAGCCGGGCGACGTGGGTGACTTCCTCGATCTCTTCGAGGCGACGTGGGACGAGCGACGGAGCGAGGAGTGGGTTCGGTGGCGGTTCGAGGAGAACCCCTATCTCGACCACGTGCCGATGTTCGTGGCGGAGGCGGGCGGCCGCGTCGTCGGCGCCAGGCCGTACTTCGCGTTCCGGATGCGGGTCGGAACCGAGCCGGCGCTGGCGCTGTTGACGGTCGACACCATGGTCCACCCGGACCACCGCGGCCGGGGGCTGTTCACGACGATGACGCGGCGCTCGCTCGACTACTACGCCGACGGCGACGTCGACTTCGTGTTCAACCAACCGAACGAGGCGTCCCGCTCCGGATACCTGCGCCTGGGCTTTCGCGCGCTCGACCGATGCAGGACGTACCACCGGGTCCGCCATCCCGGCGCCTTCCTCGACGAATACCTCGGCGAGTGGAGCGCCTCGGGGATCACGCGCGGCGCCGACCTCCTCATGTCGGGGTACCTCCAGCTCTCGACCGGCGACGGGTGGGACACCGACGACGTGAGCGTCCGCCGCGTTGCGGGCGTCGCGGTCGGCGAACTCGCTCACCTCGCACGGCGGCCCGTCCTCCCTGGCATCACCGCCGACCGCGACGAGGCGTTCTACAGGTGGCGCTTCGCGAGCCCCGAGTGGCAGCGAACCACCTACATCGCCTCCCAGGGCGGCGAGACGCTCGCGGCCGTCATCGCCAGAACGCGCACGAACGGGGAGGGCGTCATGATGACCCAGATCGCCGACCTAGCCCCGATGAGCGGCTGCCGTGACTGGAAACGCGGGCTCGCGGCCTGCACCGAAGCGGTGATCGCCGACGCGAGCGCCTCGGACGTGGTGTCGGCGCCGACCCGGGCGTTCCCCGCGGACGTCGCGACCGCCTACGGCTTCCGCCGGGACGACACGCTCCCGCTGTCGGCCGGGTCGTCGACCGACTCGGTCCTGTGTGTCCGTTCGCTGCACGAGGACGACGACGACCCGTGGACTCTGCACGACGTGTCGCTGTGTGACCCGCGCAACTGGGCCCTGAGCTTCGCCGAACGGGACACGACCTGAATCAGCATGGACGACTCACTCGCACGACAGACCGCTCAGTAGAGATGACTTACCGCGACTACCTCGACGGAAAGAAGGTGATCCTCACTGCCGCCCTGACAGGCGGCGTCCACGGAAAGGAGGCGAACCCGAACCTCCCGGAACACCCCGAAGAGATCGCACGGGACGCCCGAGCCTGTGAGAAACTCGGGGCCTCGATCGTGCACGTCCACGGACGCGACCCCCACGGTGAGAACGACGCGCGACGCCTTCAGGCGGTCACGGAAGCGATCGGGGAGCGCTGTGACGACATCATCGTCCAGCATACGACCGGCGGCCAGGGGCCGCTCCGCGAGCGCATCGAGGGGATCCGGACCGACCCGCCGCCCGAGATGGCGTCGCTGGATCTGGGTCCGTTCAAGCGCGGTCGCCACATCATCACCGACCACACCCGCCACAACATCGACACCCTCGCGGTGGAGATGCGCCGGCGCAACATCACGCCCGAACTGGAGGTGTTCAACAACGGCCAGTTGGCCGAGGTCACGCGCCTCGCGGAGGACGACCTCATCGACCCGCCGTACTTCGTCAACCTCGTCTTCGGCGGCGCGAACTTCTCGCCGCCGCGACCGGGGACCGTCCTCGAGACGGTGCGGTCGCTCCCCGACGACGCCGAGTTCAACCTCCTCGCGACCGGGCGGCATCAGCGCCCGCTCACCACGCTGTCGGTCCTGCTCGGCGGCCACGTCCGGGTCGGGATGGAGGACAACCTCTACATGGGGCGGGGAACGCCCGCGGAGAGCAGCGCCGAACTGCTCGCCGAGACGGTCGACCTCATCGACGCCCTCGACCGCGACATCGCGACGCCCGAGGAGACCAGGAAGCTACTCGACATCGACGAGCGACAACTGGCCGGGGACCGCCACTCCGCGTCGGCCGCGGTGTCTCCCGGCGAGCGCGACGACGGGATGTGTCCTCACCTCGAGTACCGCCGCGAGGGCGACGGCCGGACGTTCGACAACCGACGCGCGTACTGCGCGATCGCCGAGGAGTTCGTCAGCCCCATGAAGGCCGACGTCTGCAACGGTCGGTTCCACTTCCACCACGAGGAGCACTGTGACGTCTACCGCGAGCACGCGGAGGACCTCGACGTCGCGGGGGTCGAGCAGAGCGACTTCGAGACCGAGGGGTCGGAGTTTGAGGCGGAAGACTGACCGTCGCGCCACGATGGGTCATCGATCCCGGGGTGACGACACGATCGCCGGCCGCGCGCTTCGGTGGATCCTACCGACATGCATCGAACAACAGTCCTGTCGGAACCGTCTTCGGACCCGAGCGTCGACGCTCCAACCGGGGTGAACCGATGACCCTGGTTGATCGACTCACGGCGGCGGTGGACCGGGTTCGACCTGTCGACCCGTACCACTACGAGTGTACCGCGTGTGAACGCGTCTTCCCGGCCGAGCGGTCGACGTGCACCGTCTGCGGCGGCGACGTCGAGCGGGTTCGGCGCGGCACGACCTCGACGCACGGCGATCCGTCGCCGTGACCGCGGACCGACCGCACCGAGGCGGGTCGCATTCGGCACCCGCCGTTTCGAATCTCGAAACCGCGTCCCCGCCGGGGTGCACACCTGTGCAAAATCGACAGACTGCGGGCGGATCTCCGAGCCGAGCGATTGAAGGGAACCGGCGACGGCGTATTCGATGATGCGACACGACCACCTCCTCTCGGCGGGCCAGCTCACCCGGGAGGACATCGAGGCCGTCCTGGACCGCGCGGCCGACCTCGCCGACGACCCGGGGGCCGTCGGCGGGCGCCACGCCGACCGCCTGCTCGCGCTGTGCTTCTTCGAGCCGAGCACGCGCACGAAGATGTCGTTCGACACCGCGATGAAGCGCATCGGCGGCGACACCGTCGACATGGGCTCCGTGGAGTCGTCGTCGGTGAAGAAGGGGGAGTCGCTGGCCGACACCGTCCGCGTCATCGAGGGGTACGCCGACGGGATCGTCCTCAGACACCCGAGTGAGGGCGCCGCGAAACTGGCCTCCCAGTTCGTCGACGTGCCCGTCATCAACGCCGGCGACGGCGCGGGGCAGCACCCGAGCCAGACCCTGCTCGACCTGTACACGATGCGCGAGCGGGCGGGACTCGACGACCTCACCGTCGGGATCATGGGCGACCTGAAGTACGGGCGGACGGTCCACTCGCTGGCGTCGGCGCTCACCAACTTCGACGCGCGAATGCACTTCGTCAGCCCCGAGTCGCTACGGCTCCCCCGAGGCGTCCGGTTCGACCTCCACGACGCCGGCGCCCAGCTCAGGGAACACACCGATCTCGACGAGGTGCTCGCGGAGCTGGACGTGCTGTACGTCACCCGGATCCAGCGCGAGCGGTTCCCCGACGAGAACGAGTACCAGCAGGTCGCCGGGCAGTACCAGATCGACGCCGGGACGCTGGAGCGCGCCCGCGACGACCTCACGGTGATGCACCCGCTGCCGCGGGTCGACGAGATCGCCCCCGACGTGGACGCGACCGACCACGCCGCCTACTTCGCGCAGGCGCACAACGGCGTCCCCGTGCGGATGGCGCTGTTGGACGAGCTGCTGGGCGATGGCGACGCCGGCGCTGCTGCTGCGACTGACGGAGGTGACTCGCGATGAGCGACGCCCCCGACCGGGAGCTTCGCATCTCGAAGATCCGGGACGGAACCGTCATCGATCACATCACCGGCGGGCAGGCGCTGAACGTGCTCGCGATCCTCGGCATCGGCGGCGACGAGGGGATCGGGGTGTCGATCGGGATGAACGTCCCTTCGGACAAGCTCGGGACGAAGGACGTGGTGAAGGTGGAGGGCCGCGAGCTGAGCCAGGGCGAGGTCGACGTGCTCTCGTTGCTCGCGCCGGAGGCGACGGTCAACATCGTCCGGGAGTTCGAGGTCGTCGAGAAAAAACGCGTCGAGCGCCCCGAGCGCGTCGTCGGGCTGCTCACCTGCCCGAACCACAACTGCATCACGAACGCCGACGAGCCCGTGGAGTCGGCCTTCGGCGTCGTCGACGACGGCGTGCGCTGTGAGTTCTGCGGCGAGATCGTCCGCGAGGACATCGGCGACCACCTGGCGGTTCACTGAAAATCCCGGACCGCCGCATCCGCCCGCACTGCCCTCGACTGTCGGCCCCCCGCTTCGGAAACGCCTATTCCGCTCGGCCTGCCACACCACGTATGTCTCTCATCGACACGCTCCGCCGTCCGGAGTACACCGGAGAGAACCGATGCGGGCCGTGCACCGCCGTCAACGCGGCCGTCGTCGTCGTCGCGGCCGCGGTTGCCGCGGTGCGGCGCCGGTCGCTTGGGCTCGCGGTGTTCGGGGTCGGCGCGGCGCTCGTCTATCTGCGTGGCTACGTCGTCCCCGGCACGCCCGGGTTCGCCCCGGATCTCGTCCGGTCGCTGGGCCTCGAGGACCGCTTCGACCACGTCGCCGCCGGCGGCGGCGACCCCGAGCGCCGTCGCGAGTCCGACGACCTCGTCGCCGACACGGACCCGCAGGAACTGTTGGCCGCGATGTTCCGCCACGGCGTGATCGAGGAGGGCGACGGCGACGACGACGCGCTGTACCTGACGCCGGCGTTCGAGGACGCCTGGCGTGAGGAGCTGGCGGCGCTCCGGGCGGCGAGCCCCGACGACCTCGTCGAGGCGACCGCGGAGGTCGTCCCGTTCGAGGCCGAGGGCGAGCGGAAGTACGGCGGCGTCTCCGTCGAGGGCGAGGAGGGAGTCGTCTGGCTTCGGCCGACGAACGCCACCGGCGACGTGGCCGCCGTGCGCGCGATGGCGCGGCTGGACGTGCCCGAGTCGCTGCGCGCGCCGGCGACGACGCCGCTGCGGCTGTTCACTCCCGAGTGTCCCGCCTGTGGCGGTGATCTCGAGGAGCGCACCGTCGCCGACGGCTGCTGCGGCGGAACCATGGGGTTCGACGACACGCCGACGCGGGAGGTGCTCGCGTGCGTCGACTGCGAGGCGGACGTGCACGTGTTCGACGACACTGGCGACGCCGGGGACGCTGGTGACGCCGGCGATCCGGACGACGCGTTCGACGCGTGAGGAGCGATCCAGGGACCGATCGTGGAGTTGGTCCCGTGGCAGTCCCGCGGTTGATCCCGTGGTCGTCCCGCGGTTGATCTCGGGAACGGACGCGGTTCGGGTCGGAAACGATTAGTGCCCGCCGCCTGAACTGTTCGGTATGTCCGGAAAAGCCAAACTCGTCGTGTTGTTCGGTGTCGTCGTGCTCATGTACGTCCTCTTCAGCTCCAAGAGCGAGCCGGTCGAGGTCGAAGTCGAGACCGAGGACTGAGCGCTGTACCGGTCGCCCGACCACACGCCGGTTCGATTCACCCCGCTTTCGAAACACGTACCCTCGCGAGCGGCCAATGGCCCGTATGACCGAGTACGGCGTCGTCACCCGCAACGCGGAGGAGACGGAGTGGCCGGAGTTCGACCTGGCCTTCTACGAGGTGAAGGACGTGACCGGGCGCTCGGCCGAACCGATCGACACGGCCGTGAACATGGTGTCGTGTTTCGGCGACAACGCCGCCGCCGAGGCGAATCCCGAGCTCGTTCCCGTCGACGCCGACGGTCGATCGGCGACCCGCGACCTGTCGTACTTCGACTGGGCGTACATCTGCCCGACCCACGAGGAGTACCGGCGCGGCCTGCTGGAGATCGTCGAGGACTGCGCGGCCGTCTTCGGCGACGTGCGCCTCGACGACGTGGGGTTCCCCCGGGAGGGATTCTGTCGCTGCGACCGGTGTGAACGGCTGTTCGAAGCAAGCGACCACCAAGAATGGGCTGACTGGCGCGCCGAGGTGATAACCGAGTTCGTCGCCGAAGCGACCGAGCGGATCCCCGGGAAAGCCTACCTCACGCTGTACCCCGACCCCTATCCGGGCCATCTGTACGACCGCGCCGGCCTCGACCTGGACGCGCTGGCCGCCCACGTCGACGAGTTCGTCGTCCCGCTGTACGACACCAACTACGGGACGACGTACTGGCTGGAGACGATCGCGAAGGGGTTCGAGAGCCGGCTCGCGGAGCTCGACGTGACGTTCTCGGTGGAGCTGTACGCCGTGAACGTCGAGGTCGACGACCTGAACCACGCCGCGGAGGTCGCCGCCGCCTACGGCGAGGACGTGTTCTTCGGCTACGATGCGAGTCAGGCCGTGGCGGCGCTTCGTCGGATGAAAGCGGACGCCCGAGAGGGCCGGAGCTACGGCGGGGACGACTCCGGGGCGGCGAGCGAAGGAGTAGTCGAGGATGACCAAGACGGGAATCACGATGAGTCCGCGTGACGGATCCGCGTGACAGGTTGTAGGCTACGACAGCGGACCGTACGCGAGCGCCCAGATGACGACGATCGTCAGTAGGAAGACGACCCCGGCGACACCGGCGAGAAGGAACAACAATCTGCCGGTCTCCTTCTTCTGCTCCTGATCGGCCATACACGAGACACGAGTCGCGACCACAAAGGTCACTCGGGCGGATGGATCGGCGGCGTGGTTCCCTCTCCCTCGCTCGTCCGGTCGCCCGTTTCGCGGGCCGATCCATGGCCCGAATCAGTATTCGCGATCCGAGTGACTCTTTTCACCGGGCCTCCCGTACCCCGTCTATGACTCTCTACGACAGACTCTACGAGCTGTACGCGGAGTTCGACACGGAGACGCTCCGCGCGTATCGGGAGTTCGTCGACTTATTCCCGCCGCTGGACTCGCGCGTCGCCCTCGACAGCTGGGACGACGCGAACGCCGACCTCGAAGAGCGCCGGGGGCGAATCGAGCGCGCCTTCGGCGGCGACGACGGCGACGCGCTGGCGGAGGTGGCGGCGATCGCCGATCGCGAGTCGGCGTTCACCGCGCTCGATCTCCACGGGAAGTACGGCCGGGCGCCGAACGCGCTCGTGCTCGACGTCGACGAGACGCTGCGCTCGGCCGGCGACACGGACAACGAGATCCCCCGCGAGACGCTGCACCTGCTCACCGAGTTCGCCGAGCGCGGCGTCCCGCTGGTGATCTGCACCGGCCAGACCCTGGAGAACGTGAAGGGCTTCCTCATCCAGGGGCTGGGCAACGAACTCGTCCACTCGGGGGACGTGTCGGTCGTCTACGAGGCGGGCGCGGGGGTGTTCACGCCCGGCAGCGGCGCCGACACCAAGCGGCTCCTCTACGACGACCTGGACGACGACGTTCGGGGCGTCGTCGACCGCGTCCGCGACGGCGTGGTCCACGAGGCGCCCGAGCGTGTCCGCCGGGGCTGTCACCTCCAGGGAAACGAGTTCAACGTCACCCTCAAGCCCAACTACGAGACCGGCAGCGACGACGCCGAGGCCGTCGTCGACGAGGCGATGGTCCACCTGCTCGATCTCGTCGGCGGCGCCGCGGGCGAGCGGCTCGCTCTCGACGACGGTCCGGCGGCGGCGCGGGCGCACTACGCGGCCGAGGACCCGGAGATCGCGGGCGCGATCGACCGGGCCGACGCGAGCGCCGACGCGGCCGTACCCGAGGCTGCGGCGTCGCTGTTCGACCGACTCGAGGTCGCGCTGTACCGCGCCGACGCCGCCGAACTCGCCGCCGCGGAGCTCCACAAGGCCGCCGGCGTCGAGGCGTCGCTGGACGTGCTCGGCGTCGACGACCCGTTCGTCTGCATGATGGGCGACTCGAAGTCGGACCTCCGGGTGATGGAGTGGGCCGAGGAGACCGGGTCGGGCGTCTCGGCGGCGCCGGAACACTCCTCACAGAACGTGTTGGACCACGTCAGAGCGACCGACGACCTCGTGTTCGCGCCGGGCGCTGCCGCCGACGTGCTCCGGACGATGTACGCGTGGTGTGCGCTGGCGGAGCTGAACGGTTCCGAGTGAGGAACCAGCCGTTTGAAGCCCCCCGCGGACGCCCCTGATCGCATGACCGTTCGCATCATCGGTGCGCCGACCGACTACGGCCAGGACCGGCGCGGCGTCGACATGGGCCCGTCCGCCATCCGCTATGCCGGCCTCTCGGACGCGCTGGCGTCCGCGGGCGTCGACGCCGTCGACGCCGGCGACCTCACGGTGCCCCGTGCGGAGGAGCGCGACCCCGACGCCCGACAGCCGAGCGCGGGGAACGCGAAGTTCCTTCAGGAGACCGAGGAGGTCACGACCGCGCTCGCCGACCGCGTCGCCGACAGCGTCGCCGCCGGCGAGACGCCGCTCGTGCTCGGCGGCGACCACTCGGTCGCGATCGGCTCGCTCTCAGGCAGCGCGCGCGACGCCGAGATCGGCGCCGTCTGGTTCGACGCCCACGGCGACTACAACACGCCGACGACCTCGCCCTCCGGCAACGTCCACGGGATGCCGCTGGCGGCCGCGCTCGGATACGCGGAGTGGGACGGCGTCGAGTGGGCGAACGCGCCCGGGTTGCGCGAGGAGAACGTCGCGTACGTCGGCCTCCGCGCGCTCGACGACAGCGAGCGCGAGGCGATCCGCGCGACCGAGATGACGGCCTACACCATGTCCGACATCGACGAGCGCGGGATCACCGACGTGGTCGAGGCGGCGCTGTCGGTCGCGAGCGACGGCGTCGACGGTGTCCACGCTAGTCTGGACATGGACTGGCTCGACCCGACGATCGCCCCCGGGGTTGGGACGCCCGTCCGCGGCGGCGTCACCTACCGGGAGGCCCATCACGCGATGGAACTCGTCGCCGAGACGGACGGGCTCCGCTCGATGGAGGTCGTCGAGGTGAACCCCGTCCTCGACGAGTCGAACGAGACCGCCTCGCTCGCGACCGAACTCGTCGCCAGCGCGTTCGGCAAGCGGATCCTCTGACCGCGGCGCGTATCGGGAACGACCGGAGGGGTTCGAGACGGGCCGGTAGGTAACTGATATGGTTATCAGTATTCGTCTCAGAGTGACCGTCCAAAACGCGGCTCTTACGCACTCAGACTTGAGCTAGTTGTTGGTGAATGATCCAATCCAAAAGAAGGACAAGTGCAGGCGTTGCGACGAGAAAAATCCCGTACGTGACTATGACGGAACTATTAGAATCGATCCACAGTTGTTGGAGGGAACTGAGCGATCGCGGGAAACGACCAGTACCGACGACGACAAGCCCGAGATTCAACGCGACGAACGATAGGCAAAGAACCGTGTAACGGACTGCAAGGGTGTACAGCGAGCGGGGCGAAAACATCGTGTACTCCGTACTGCAGCGTCCGGTTAGTAATGCGGCCGGTAACCGAATTGCAACGGGTATCCGGGTCCGGAAGGAGGAGTACATACGATAGCAGCTAGGTCGAAAGACGACAGTCCACGGGTCGTCTTCGGCTACTGTTAGACGTACTCGCGAATCTGGTCGGCAAACTCCGTCGACTGTTCCATGTTCCGCATGACGATCTTGAGCGAGCCGCCTCCCCCACCGCTTGCCACCTTCACGTTTCCGAGCCCGACTAGGGCCTCGGTTACTGATTTGCGTTCCTCAACACCACGGACTTTGTCCAGCGGGAGTTCCTGACGTATGAGTGATATGAGGCGGTACTCACGGATCATTCGTCGGTTCGTCAGGTAGTAGGTAGTGAGACTGTTCGACCAGTACACCTCCAGTCCCTTCGAGAAGAAATACAGACCGACGAGCAAGGTCACAGTTGGATAGACGTATGGGACCTGCGAAAAGAACATAAGATAAACAGTCGCCGCGAGGAGTGGAAGGCCGAGGCAAATCTTCACCAGCGCAACTCGCTGTGTCGGATGGCGCTTGTCTACGATGTGCTCATCCCCCCGCATGGTCGGTGACTCTGGAGCCGCCACGAAGTGGATATAGAACCCCATAATGACGATGAAGCCTCCGAATACGGCGAACGGCAGGCCGAGAAGCGGCGGTACGTCAAGTTCGCCAAAATAGACATAGATTCCAGCGATGATGAACGGTAAGCCGAGGATCGTACTCCAGACCGCGGGTTTCCCTCGGGCCATTTTATTGCCCTCCGATCATCGAGTGAAGGACGCCCGCTACAGAGAGGGCGAACCCACCGATGGTCAGTACGTAGGGGTCGCTCAGTGCGTCGAGTTGCCCCTCCTCTCCGTTTGTGAGGAATCCACGATTGACTGGCTCCTCTGTCGTGGGTTGAGGTTCTTCAGTCGGAGTCTGTTCTGTTCCCACCTCGTTTTGATCCGTGGACGTACTGGTCTCGTCTGAGACGTCAGCCTCTGTCTCGGTCGCAGTGGCCGTCTCTGTCTCGGTCGTAGTGGGCGTTTTAGGTGCGAATTCGTCGCTGGAGATCGCGTACAAGCTGTGATCCCAATTACCGACGAGGAGTACGCCGTCCACGATGGCGGGCGGGGAACTAATGAAATCGCCACGCGGATATCGCCAGAGGTCCTCACCAGTCTTTGCGTCTATCGCCCGCAGGTCACCTTGCGTAATAAACACCACTCCGTCGGCCACTGCGGGTGACGCTCGCACGCTCGCCTCTTCCTCAGAGATGAAGGCGGTCCACTCGACCGATCCGCTTGATCGGTCGAACGCATAGAAGTCGGACTGACCTTCGCCCCCTATGAATACCCGCTCGTCTGACACCGCGGGCGACGTGATGACATCCTGGTTCAGTTCGGTCGTCCATTCGGGAGCGCCGTCCGTGCGGGAAAGTGCGAAGAAGTTCCCGTTCTCGGTTCCCACATAGACGGTCTCATCGGTGACTGCTGGTGGGGCCCGAACTTCGCCTCCGAGGTCAGTACTCCACACAACTGACCCGTCACTCCCATCCAACGCGTACATAGTTCCCCCGCTGCTTCCGACATAGACCGTCTCGTCGACGAGTCCGAGCCCGGATTCGAAGAAGAACTCTTTGTCGAAGCGCCAGATCACTTCACCCGAGTCGGCATTGACTGCGT
This genomic interval carries:
- the pyrB gene encoding aspartate carbamoyltransferase, yielding MRHDHLLSAGQLTREDIEAVLDRAADLADDPGAVGGRHADRLLALCFFEPSTRTKMSFDTAMKRIGGDTVDMGSVESSSVKKGESLADTVRVIEGYADGIVLRHPSEGAAKLASQFVDVPVINAGDGAGQHPSQTLLDLYTMRERAGLDDLTVGIMGDLKYGRTVHSLASALTNFDARMHFVSPESLRLPRGVRFDLHDAGAQLREHTDLDEVLAELDVLYVTRIQRERFPDENEYQQVAGQYQIDAGTLERARDDLTVMHPLPRVDEIAPDVDATDHAAYFAQAHNGVPVRMALLDELLGDGDAGAAAATDGGDSR
- a CDS encoding PQQ-binding-like beta-propeller repeat protein → MSQISRRAALKSSGALLFATAVGPTLATADNDTAADWASFGGNGGNTGYNPHARVPKENVGERWRYDMLPGFPSGPAVVDGTVYFTSAQGEVFAVDLATGTRKWRTSLDEPLGDIPEDIPTPCVAFESVFVGSKNGKLYSLNAVTGNRNWTISTSSEITTPVAASNGQVYFIDDAVNAVNADSGEVIWRFDKEFFFESGLGLVDETVYVGSSGGTMYALDGSDGSVVWSTDLGGEVRAPPAVTDETVYVGTENGNFFALSRTDGAPEWTTELNQDVITSPAVSDERVFIGGEGQSDFYAFDRSSGSVEWTAFISEEEASVRASPAVADGVVFITQGDLRAIDAKTGEDLWRYPRGDFISSPPAIVDGVLLVGNWDHSLYAISSDEFAPKTPTTTETETATATETEADVSDETSTSTDQNEVGTEQTPTEEPQPTTEEPVNRGFLTNGEEGQLDALSDPYVLTIGGFALSVAGVLHSMIGGQ
- a CDS encoding GNAT family N-acetyltransferase, whose product is MATETEIREGRSYTFRPYEPGDVGDFLDLFEATWDERRSEEWVRWRFEENPYLDHVPMFVAEAGGRVVGARPYFAFRMRVGTEPALALLTVDTMVHPDHRGRGLFTTMTRRSLDYYADGDVDFVFNQPNEASRSGYLRLGFRALDRCRTYHRVRHPGAFLDEYLGEWSASGITRGADLLMSGYLQLSTGDGWDTDDVSVRRVAGVAVGELAHLARRPVLPGITADRDEAFYRWRFASPEWQRTTYIASQGGETLAAVIARTRTNGEGVMMTQIADLAPMSGCRDWKRGLAACTEAVIADASASDVVSAPTRAFPADVATAYGFRRDDTLPLSAGSSTDSVLCVRSLHEDDDDPWTLHDVSLCDPRNWALSFAERDTT
- the rocF gene encoding arginase; this encodes MTVRIIGAPTDYGQDRRGVDMGPSAIRYAGLSDALASAGVDAVDAGDLTVPRAEERDPDARQPSAGNAKFLQETEEVTTALADRVADSVAAGETPLVLGGDHSVAIGSLSGSARDAEIGAVWFDAHGDYNTPTTSPSGNVHGMPLAAALGYAEWDGVEWANAPGLREENVAYVGLRALDDSEREAIRATEMTAYTMSDIDERGITDVVEAALSVASDGVDGVHASLDMDWLDPTIAPGVGTPVRGGVTYREAHHAMELVAETDGLRSMEVVEVNPVLDESNETASLATELVASAFGKRIL
- a CDS encoding rubrerythrin family protein, translated to MDGEAFRERIESAKATELERLGSNKLLIALTDATLEPEAVLRAAADSEHAAHTTFAAWADDGPIDREAADDGTADGDGEPAAELFEWLAERERDHRERVLDSLADLGVDHDPADGGTMHEYLRAREDPVERVAAGTVGRGLVSDRSHLQIVSFFVNEGDEARAGLFRDLRAETEEELERGLTLLEGACETEEDWERARMVAEYAIQIAYDDYADALAGMGIDVKPVC
- a CDS encoding PH domain-containing protein, with the protein product MARGKPAVWSTILGLPFIIAGIYVYFGELDVPPLLGLPFAVFGGFIVIMGFYIHFVAAPESPTMRGDEHIVDKRHPTQRVALVKICLGLPLLAATVYLMFFSQVPYVYPTVTLLVGLYFFSKGLEVYWSNSLTTYYLTNRRMIREYRLISLIRQELPLDKVRGVEERKSVTEALVGLGNVKVASGGGGGSLKIVMRNMEQSTEFADQIREYV
- a CDS encoding ASCH domain-containing protein, with the translated sequence MAHIDASEILPNDHVQQMAAEGAVTQLHRGHAYADEGDTFEIDGTTFEVTAIERRTLGDLTDEDARAEGSEDLEAYRERLERVHDSFEWDDDSEVVRHAFEPRE
- a CDS encoding HAD family hydrolase — protein: MTLYDRLYELYAEFDTETLRAYREFVDLFPPLDSRVALDSWDDANADLEERRGRIERAFGGDDGDALAEVAAIADRESAFTALDLHGKYGRAPNALVLDVDETLRSAGDTDNEIPRETLHLLTEFAERGVPLVICTGQTLENVKGFLIQGLGNELVHSGDVSVVYEAGAGVFTPGSGADTKRLLYDDLDDDVRGVVDRVRDGVVHEAPERVRRGCHLQGNEFNVTLKPNYETGSDDAEAVVDEAMVHLLDLVGGAAGERLALDDGPAAARAHYAAEDPEIAGAIDRADASADAAVPEAAASLFDRLEVALYRADAAELAAAELHKAAGVEASLDVLGVDDPFVCMMGDSKSDLRVMEWAEETGSGVSAAPEHSSQNVLDHVRATDDLVFAPGAAADVLRTMYAWCALAELNGSE
- the pyrI gene encoding aspartate carbamoyltransferase regulatory subunit, translated to MSDAPDRELRISKIRDGTVIDHITGGQALNVLAILGIGGDEGIGVSIGMNVPSDKLGTKDVVKVEGRELSQGEVDVLSLLAPEATVNIVREFEVVEKKRVERPERVVGLLTCPNHNCITNADEPVESAFGVVDDGVRCEFCGEIVREDIGDHLAVH